A stretch of the Erinaceus europaeus chromosome 23, mEriEur2.1, whole genome shotgun sequence genome encodes the following:
- the SYCE2 gene encoding synaptonemal complex central element protein 2, which yields MAMEPQPLCPQGDPTLGDVREPPTGEERREEGDRGAAGPRDQLLPLPPPPPPPPEGKTGLCFSSLEASIEHLKKKAEEMIENINVSRQKDHVLMTNFRDSLKIKVWELADKLEERMYRIYDAHNHVIQGRLQELSLKLERIGQLEAELRQVCRSLETVYRDLCARPEAPVSEKQPQKEGAY from the exons ATGGCGATGGAGCCGCAGCCG CTCTGCCCACAGGGGGACCCGACTCTCGGGGACGTCAGGGAACCGCCCACTGGAGAGGAGAGACGAGAAGAGGGCGACCGAGGGGCAGCCGG GCCCCGGGACCAGCTgctgccgctgccgccgccgccgcctccgccgccagaggggaagacaggcctCTGCTTCTCCTCCCTGGAGGCCAGCATTGAGCACCTGAAGAAGAAGGCAGAGGAGATGATCGAGAACATCAACGTCAGCCGGCAGAAGGACCACGTGCTCATGACCAACTTCCGGGACAGCCTCAAGATCAag GTGTGGGAGCTGGCGGACAAGCTGGAGGAGCGCATGTACCGCATCTACGACGCGCACAACCACGTGATCCAGGGGCGGCTGCAGGAGCTGAGCCTCAAGCTGGAGCGCATCGGGCAGCTGGAGGCCGAGCTGCGGCAGGTGTGCCGCTCGCTGGAGACCGTCTACCGCGACCTGTGCGCGCGGCCCGAG GCTCCCGTCTCGGAGAAACAGCCCCAGAAAGAGGGTGCCTACTGA